From the genome of Xiphophorus couchianus chromosome 6, X_couchianus-1.0, whole genome shotgun sequence, one region includes:
- the LOC114146374 gene encoding solute carrier organic anion transporter family member 1C1-like — MADYIHVPDEAPAVPKIDVTVDENDYRPGALRLMKELRPSWKPSEIKMKLVSSLLLSMVGFLLGSYIAELYVDVGCVDMESITITPKDSRWVGAWWLGFLVSSSLLLVSSIPFWFLPRSLPKQGHETDKPTDPPSLILVGAESAQNSNQTIKLTEIAKGCILTAASHQTSNPSLWVFRLW; from the exons ATGGCCGACTACATTCACGTCCCAGACGAGGCTCCCGCTGTGCCCAAAATAGATGTGACGGTCGATGAGAACGACTACCGACCCGGTGCATTGCGGCTAATGAAGGAGCTCAGACCAAGCTGGAAGCCGTCcgaaattaaaatgaag CTTGTCTCCAGTCTATTACTCTCCATGGTTGGATTTCTCCTGGGTTCTTATATTGCTGAACTTTACGTTGACGTAGGATGTGTTGATATGG AAAGCATCACCATAACTCCAAAAGATTCCCGCTGGGTGGGTGCCTGGTGGCTGGGCTTCCTGGTATCCTCTTCCCTGCTGCTGGTCTCCAGTATCCCTTTCTGGTTCTTGCCGCGCTCGCTTCCCAAACAAGGGCATGAAACGGACAAACCCACTGATCCTCCCTCCCTGATCCTCGTTGGGGCAGAGAGTGCACAGAACAGCAACCAAACCATCAAGCTGACCGAAATCGCAAAAGGTTGCATTTTAACAG CTGCATCACACCAGACCTCAAATCCCTCGCTTTGGGTATTCAGACTTTGGTAA